A region of Planktomarina temperata RCA23 DNA encodes the following proteins:
- a CDS encoding ATP-binding cassette domain-containing protein, with amino-acid sequence MSSLMQEVSMMSTRNNSETKSTGADNSARAPLIELSGITKSFGNVDALSGVDLKIGEAESVGIIGDNGAGKSTLVKLLSGVYPATGGTMKFRGREVRFNSPLDARQNGIEMIYQDLALCEDLNVAQNIFLGREIKKNYGPIRVLDNKAMTRAAAEDIANMGLDFDVEREVGMLSGGERQMVAVARALQFEPSTLLMDEPTAALSAEKIRKLWEMISELKSRGVSILLVSHRFTDILSICDRIVVVRGGKIAGEMKPNEHPPAQTMAIMTEMMTGDRIPEEAGA; translated from the coding sequence ATGTCTTCCTTGATGCAGGAAGTATCAATGATGTCTACCCGGAATAATTCCGAAACCAAGAGCACGGGCGCTGACAACAGCGCCCGTGCTCCGCTGATCGAGCTGTCGGGCATCACCAAGTCGTTTGGCAATGTCGATGCGCTTTCCGGCGTCGATCTGAAGATCGGCGAGGCTGAATCGGTCGGCATCATCGGCGACAACGGCGCAGGCAAGTCGACCCTGGTGAAACTCCTGTCCGGCGTCTATCCGGCAACCGGTGGCACAATGAAGTTCCGGGGGCGCGAGGTGCGGTTCAACAGCCCGCTTGATGCGCGCCAGAACGGGATCGAGATGATCTATCAGGACCTTGCCCTGTGCGAGGATCTTAACGTGGCCCAAAACATCTTTCTGGGTCGCGAGATCAAGAAAAACTATGGCCCGATCCGTGTGTTGGACAACAAGGCCATGACCCGCGCTGCCGCTGAGGACATCGCTAACATGGGACTTGATTTCGACGTTGAACGCGAGGTCGGCATGTTGTCTGGCGGCGAGCGCCAGATGGTTGCCGTGGCCCGTGCGTTGCAATTCGAACCGTCGACATTGCTGATGGACGAACCGACAGCGGCGCTCTCAGCCGAGAAAATCCGCAAACTCTGGGAGATGATCTCGGAGTTGAAATCGCGCGGCGTATCGATCCTGCTGGTCAGCCACCGCTTCACCGACATCCTCAGTATCTGCGACCGGATCGTGGTGGTGCGCGGCGGCAAGATCGCAGGCGAGATGAAGCCGAACGAACACCCGCCCGCGCAAACCATGGCGATAATGACCGAGATGATGACGGGCGACAGAATTCCCGAAGAGGC
- a CDS encoding sugar ABC transporter substrate-binding protein — MVSLTSLKLAPLCVLLCGTVLAPAVSAAEFEASRQGGTPGALLPEELALWSYNTETSAFEVVSGDASAPYALNLRALPEGSRVGFAEGWAAIPFSYAINQRLYELADELGFEVVYCDNDFKAEKAVSCAELIALQGADVVIESNWHSGAAAPVMNIFDEAGIPVMSLDVLHPNAIFLGANNYVSGLIGGQAAAEHAKALGRCDDVSVLLGIAPADGDAANQRLSGFADGVQTVCGALPEARIHEDLIDAGTTDQALTKTTDWLTGHPGAGFVLATAIDDPRAFGMSNALAQAGREGVAIGLGCDDVGVAATRTPVEDNNFLGCVAYYPEKYPDWALSVAADILEGKAVPQEVHLEHVFLDAGSINDVYPE; from the coding sequence ATGGTAAGCTTAACATCGCTGAAATTGGCGCCGCTGTGCGTCCTGCTTTGCGGCACGGTTCTGGCCCCTGCCGTATCGGCAGCTGAATTTGAAGCGAGCAGGCAAGGCGGAACCCCAGGCGCGCTTTTGCCCGAAGAACTCGCGCTTTGGTCCTATAACACCGAAACGAGCGCGTTCGAGGTGGTATCAGGGGATGCCTCTGCGCCCTATGCGCTCAACCTGCGCGCGCTGCCAGAAGGTTCAAGGGTAGGTTTCGCCGAAGGCTGGGCTGCGATCCCGTTTTCCTACGCAATCAATCAACGGCTTTACGAACTGGCCGACGAACTCGGGTTCGAGGTTGTGTATTGCGACAACGACTTCAAGGCTGAAAAGGCGGTGTCCTGCGCTGAACTGATCGCGCTGCAGGGTGCAGATGTCGTGATCGAATCGAACTGGCACTCCGGCGCGGCGGCGCCTGTGATGAATATCTTTGACGAGGCGGGTATACCCGTCATGTCCCTTGACGTTCTCCACCCCAATGCGATTTTTCTGGGTGCCAACAATTACGTCAGCGGGTTGATTGGCGGTCAGGCGGCGGCTGAACATGCCAAGGCTCTGGGACGCTGCGACGATGTCTCGGTTCTGCTTGGGATCGCCCCCGCCGATGGTGACGCCGCGAATCAACGTTTGTCGGGCTTTGCCGATGGGGTTCAGACGGTTTGCGGTGCGCTTCCTGAGGCTCGGATTCATGAAGATCTGATTGACGCTGGCACCACGGATCAGGCTCTGACCAAGACTACAGACTGGCTGACGGGCCATCCCGGTGCCGGATTTGTTCTGGCGACTGCCATTGACGATCCGCGTGCCTTTGGTATGTCGAACGCGCTGGCACAAGCCGGGCGCGAGGGCGTGGCCATCGGTCTCGGCTGTGACGATGTTGGCGTGGCCGCGACACGCACACCGGTCGAGGACAATAATTTCCTTGGCTGTGTTGCCTACTATCCCGAAAAGTATCCCGACTGGGCTTTGTCAGTCGCGGCGGACATTCTGGAAGGCAAGGCCGTGCCGCAGGAAGTTCACCTGGAGCATGTCTTCCTTGATGCAGGAAGTATCAATGATGTCTACCCGGAATAA
- a CDS encoding LacI family DNA-binding transcriptional regulator produces MATYKNELSNAGSSLTCVAEHAGVSAMTVSRVLNQPNKVAEATRQKVEASLDALGYVPNLAANTLRRERSGVIVAMVPTVENSIFSDTIQGISDILEAAGYQLLLGCTSYDLEKEEKLTRAFLGRRPDGIILTGVSHTDTTRALLKNAGVPIVEMWDFSDQCSENCVGFDNYKAGYEIARYMLECGYENIGLVATTLEHEAHEFRAAKRSAGIYAAFRDANRPAPLRRNVSDPLAIDECGATAADFVAANPEFDAIICSSEVLGVGAIKELHGRGWQIPEKIGVAGIGDANIAGLVHPGLTTIKIPGKRIGERSAEILVERLRGSHDLAIQEDIGFQLVVRGSTK; encoded by the coding sequence GTGGCGACCTACAAAAACGAGCTTTCCAACGCTGGGTCAAGCCTGACATGTGTCGCAGAACATGCCGGTGTTTCTGCGATGACGGTTTCGCGCGTCCTCAATCAACCGAACAAAGTTGCAGAGGCGACCAGGCAAAAAGTGGAGGCATCGCTAGACGCGCTCGGCTACGTCCCGAACCTCGCTGCCAATACGCTCAGGCGCGAGCGCAGCGGTGTCATAGTCGCCATGGTGCCGACGGTTGAAAATTCGATCTTCAGCGACACCATTCAAGGCATCTCGGACATACTGGAAGCCGCGGGATATCAGCTGCTGCTCGGATGCACGTCATACGACCTGGAAAAGGAAGAAAAGCTGACACGCGCCTTTCTCGGACGAAGACCCGACGGCATTATTCTGACTGGAGTTTCGCATACCGATACGACGCGGGCACTCCTTAAAAATGCGGGCGTCCCCATTGTCGAAATGTGGGATTTTTCCGATCAGTGCAGTGAAAACTGTGTTGGCTTTGACAACTATAAAGCGGGATATGAAATTGCGCGTTACATGCTGGAATGCGGCTACGAAAACATCGGCTTAGTTGCAACAACGCTTGAACACGAAGCACACGAATTCCGCGCCGCAAAGCGCAGCGCCGGTATTTATGCGGCCTTCAGGGACGCAAACCGTCCCGCGCCATTGAGACGAAATGTTAGTGACCCCCTGGCGATTGATGAGTGCGGCGCTACCGCAGCAGACTTCGTTGCGGCCAACCCAGAATTTGACGCAATAATCTGTTCAAGCGAGGTCCTGGGCGTCGGGGCGATCAAAGAATTGCATGGCCGCGGTTGGCAAATTCCGGAGAAGATCGGTGTCGCTGGTATCGGCGATGCCAATATTGCAGGCCTTGTTCATCCCGGGCTGACGACGATCAAAATACCGGGAAAAAGAATTGGCGAGCGATCTGCTGAAATCCTCGTGGAGCGCTTGCGAGGTTCGCATGATCTTGCGATTCAGGAAGACATCGGATTCCAGCTGGTGGTGCGTGGCAGCACGAAGTGA
- a CDS encoding AlpA family phage regulatory protein yields MRILSKRQLKELVLYSPQHVARLEQAGLFNKRVQLGLNRVGWVEDEILDWLQQRLDQ; encoded by the coding sequence ATGAGGATACTTTCGAAACGCCAACTCAAGGAGCTGGTTCTTTACTCGCCGCAACACGTTGCACGTCTGGAACAGGCCGGCCTGTTCAACAAGCGGGTACAGCTGGGCCTCAACAGAGTGGGATGGGTTGAGGACGAGATTTTGGACTGGCTACAACAACGGTTGGACCAATGA
- a CDS encoding helix-turn-helix domain-containing protein, producing the protein MNIEKITPDMVVKLTQDPHRITGMREKILEVAIGREVRAFRLRQEVTVTELANLTGLSIGMLSKIENGNTSPSLKTLQTLANALSVPLSAFLRRFEEHRAAVYTKNGEGVETERAGTRAGHQYNLLGHIGANTSGVIVEPYLITLSTMADVFPTFQHGGIETIYMLEGEVDYRHGDEVYTLTAGDTLFFDADSPHGPERLVQLPARYLSIISYPQNS; encoded by the coding sequence ATGAATATTGAAAAAATTACTCCAGACATGGTTGTAAAACTCACACAGGATCCCCACCGAATCACCGGAATGCGTGAAAAAATTCTTGAGGTGGCCATTGGTCGCGAAGTGCGTGCGTTTCGGCTACGCCAAGAGGTGACGGTCACTGAGCTCGCCAACCTAACTGGCCTATCGATTGGCATGCTTTCAAAGATTGAGAACGGCAACACTTCCCCGTCCCTCAAGACTTTACAGACCCTTGCCAATGCGCTGTCTGTGCCGCTCAGCGCGTTTTTACGCCGCTTTGAGGAGCACCGCGCAGCAGTATACACAAAGAATGGTGAAGGAGTTGAGACCGAGCGGGCCGGCACTCGGGCGGGCCATCAATATAATCTTCTGGGGCATATAGGCGCTAATACAAGCGGGGTAATCGTTGAGCCTTATTTGATTACCCTTTCAACCATGGCGGATGTGTTCCCAACCTTCCAACATGGTGGGATTGAGACCATCTATATGCTGGAGGGGGAAGTCGATTACCGGCATGGAGATGAGGTCTACACGCTTACCGCAGGGGACACATTATTTTTTGATGCTGACAGCCCACATGGACCAGAAAGGCTAGTACAACTGCCCGCCCGTTATCTCTCCATCATCAGTTACCCACAAAATAGCTGA
- a CDS encoding class II glutamine amidotransferase, whose translation MCGIVGLFLKDKTMETQLGAMLSDMLITMTDRGPDSAGIAIYGDTAENTSKITVQSDTPDMDFNSLKIDLEKQVKGDVNLRVQSTHAVLELALDQVNSARLALEDLRPNLRVMSIGESLEIYKEVGLPKNVAARFEIKRMSGSHGIGHTRMATESAVTTMGAHPFNTGSDQCLVHNGSLSNHNSLRRKLRRDGVHIQTENDTEVGAAYLTWKMQNGSSLGEALESSLKDLDGFFTFVVGTKDGFGVVRDPIACKPAVMAETEQYVAFGSEYRALVNLPGIEQARVWEPEPATVYFWKH comes from the coding sequence ATGTGCGGGATAGTTGGTCTTTTCCTTAAAGACAAAACAATGGAAACTCAGCTTGGAGCCATGCTGTCAGATATGTTGATCACAATGACAGATCGTGGACCAGATAGTGCTGGAATAGCAATATATGGTGACACCGCTGAAAACACATCCAAAATCACAGTCCAATCAGACACGCCGGATATGGATTTTAACTCTCTTAAAATCGATTTGGAAAAACAGGTCAAAGGCGATGTCAATCTGCGAGTTCAAAGCACCCACGCTGTGCTGGAATTGGCCTTAGATCAAGTGAACAGCGCCCGCCTAGCTCTTGAAGATTTACGCCCTAATTTGCGCGTAATGAGCATCGGTGAAAGTTTAGAAATTTACAAAGAAGTTGGCCTGCCAAAAAATGTGGCCGCGAGGTTTGAAATCAAAAGAATGTCCGGCAGCCACGGAATTGGCCATACGAGGATGGCCACCGAATCAGCGGTGACGACTATGGGCGCACACCCTTTCAATACCGGAAGCGATCAGTGCCTGGTCCATAACGGTTCTCTGTCAAATCACAATTCCCTACGCCGAAAACTGCGCCGCGATGGCGTGCACATTCAAACTGAAAACGATACCGAAGTCGGCGCAGCCTATCTAACGTGGAAAATGCAAAATGGCAGTAGCCTCGGCGAAGCCTTGGAGAGCAGTTTAAAAGATCTTGATGGTTTTTTTACCTTCGTGGTCGGCACAAAAGACGGATTTGGCGTTGTACGTGATCCCATTGCCTGCAAGCCCGCCGTGATGGCAGAAACCGAGCAATATGTAGCTTTTGGCAGCGAATATAGAGCCCTGGTCAACCTGCCAGGCATTGAGCAGGCTCGCGTTTGGGAGCCTGAACCCGCAACCGTTTATTTCTGGAAACATTAA
- a CDS encoding GXGXG domain-containing protein, which produces MQTYDLANGSLRELNATLHAQNETTNQTSWEITNPRGAHAIACGLDSPIEVAIHGSTGYYSAGMNQQATVNIKGSAGPGVAENMMSGKVVIDGDASQYAGATGNGGLLVIKGNASSRCGISMKGINIVVHGNIGHMSAFMAQSGNLVVCGDAGDALGDSCYEASIFVRGSVKSLGADCEEKEMRPEHMEILRELLLQGECDAKPAEFKRFGSARTLYNFNVDNAY; this is translated from the coding sequence ATGCAAACATATGACCTTGCAAACGGCAGCCTGCGTGAGCTCAACGCGACATTACATGCTCAAAATGAAACCACAAATCAAACCAGCTGGGAAATTACAAATCCGCGCGGTGCACATGCGATTGCATGCGGCCTAGATTCGCCAATCGAAGTAGCTATACATGGCTCAACTGGTTATTATTCCGCAGGCATGAACCAACAGGCCACAGTGAACATCAAAGGCAGTGCCGGTCCCGGCGTCGCAGAAAATATGATGTCCGGCAAAGTTGTAATTGACGGGGACGCCAGCCAATACGCCGGCGCCACTGGTAATGGTGGACTTTTGGTTATCAAAGGCAACGCCTCTTCGCGCTGTGGGATTTCAATGAAGGGAATTAACATAGTCGTCCACGGCAATATTGGCCATATGTCCGCTTTTATGGCGCAATCAGGCAATTTAGTGGTCTGTGGCGATGCCGGCGACGCGTTGGGTGACAGCTGCTATGAGGCTAGCATCTTCGTACGCGGATCAGTCAAATCACTTGGGGCAGATTGCGAAGAAAAAGAAATGCGCCCAGAGCATATGGAAATTCTGCGTGAGCTTTTGCTACAAGGCGAATGCGATGCAAAGCCGGCGGAATTCAAGCGCTTCGGCTCTGCTCGAACCCTCTACAATTTCAACGTCGATAATGCCTATTAA
- a CDS encoding FMN-binding glutamate synthase family protein, whose protein sequence is MNNNDSGIPRTTPRQSATFTQDINSEIRRAAATGIYDIRGGGAKRKLPTFDDLLFLGASISRYPLEGYREKCDTNVTIGGLNAANPIHLDIPITIAGMSFGALSGPAKEALGRGASEAGTSTTTGDGGMTPEERGHSSKLVYQYLPSRYGMNANDLRKADAIEIVVGQGAKPGGGGMLLGQKISDRVAQMRNLPKGIDQRSACRHPDWTGPDDLEIKILELREITGWKVPIYVKVAGARPYYDTTLAIKAGADAIVLDGMQGGTAATQDVFIEHVGQPTLAIVRPAVKALQDLGMHRKVQLILSGGIRTGADVAKAMALGADAVAIGTAALIALGDNDPKWETDYNKLGTTAGAYDDWHEGQDPAGITTQDPELMKRFDPIEGGRRLRNYLKVMTLEAQTIARACGKNHLHNLEPEDLVALTLEAAAMAQVPLAGTDWWPGKSGLF, encoded by the coding sequence ATGAACAATAATGACAGCGGTATCCCGCGCACCACGCCCCGGCAATCAGCAACGTTCACACAAGATATCAATAGTGAAATTCGTCGTGCTGCGGCTACAGGAATATATGACATTCGCGGTGGTGGCGCAAAGCGCAAACTCCCAACATTTGACGATCTTTTGTTTCTGGGGGCCTCAATCTCGCGGTATCCCTTGGAGGGATACCGTGAAAAATGCGACACTAATGTCACCATCGGTGGATTGAATGCGGCCAATCCCATCCATTTGGACATTCCCATCACAATCGCCGGCATGTCCTTTGGCGCGCTCTCCGGTCCAGCCAAAGAAGCGCTTGGACGCGGCGCGTCAGAAGCCGGCACGTCAACCACAACAGGCGATGGCGGCATGACGCCTGAAGAGCGCGGACATTCGTCCAAACTCGTTTATCAATATCTTCCCTCGCGCTATGGAATGAACGCTAATGATTTACGCAAAGCAGATGCGATTGAGATCGTAGTTGGTCAAGGCGCAAAACCCGGCGGTGGTGGTATGCTCTTGGGTCAAAAGATCAGCGACCGGGTGGCACAAATGCGCAACCTGCCCAAAGGTATTGACCAGCGCTCGGCTTGTCGGCACCCCGATTGGACCGGCCCGGATGATCTGGAAATCAAGATCTTAGAGCTGCGCGAAATCACTGGTTGGAAAGTGCCAATCTATGTTAAAGTCGCTGGTGCCCGCCCCTATTACGACACTACTCTGGCCATCAAAGCTGGAGCAGATGCAATTGTCTTGGACGGCATGCAGGGCGGCACAGCGGCTACCCAAGATGTGTTCATCGAACATGTAGGCCAGCCAACCCTGGCCATCGTGCGCCCAGCCGTCAAAGCCCTACAAGACTTAGGCATGCACCGCAAAGTGCAACTGATCCTCTCGGGCGGTATTCGAACGGGGGCTGATGTGGCCAAAGCTATGGCGCTTGGGGCCGATGCAGTAGCCATTGGCACGGCCGCGTTGATTGCGCTTGGCGACAATGATCCAAAATGGGAAACAGATTACAACAAACTCGGCACAACCGCCGGTGCTTATGATGACTGGCATGAAGGACAAGACCCCGCGGGCATCACAACGCAAGATCCAGAGCTAATGAAACGCTTTGATCCCATTGAAGGGGGCCGGCGCCTGCGTAATTATCTCAAGGTGATGACTTTGGAAGCGCAAACCATTGCACGGGCTTGCGGAAAAAACCACCTGCACAATTTGGAACCAGAGGACCTGGTGGCACTGACCTTGGAAGCGGCAGCAATGGCGCAGGTTCCATTGGCGGGCACGGATTGGTGGCCTGGAAAATCTGGATTATTTTGA
- the glnT gene encoding type III glutamate--ammonia ligase: MATDLAKFAEDNNVKYFMISFTDLFGGQRAKLVPARAIGDMQEDGAGFAGFATWLDLTPAHPDMLAIPDPEAAVILPWNKEIAWVPANCVMEGEDVAQAPRNVLRRLIAQAASKGMHVKTGIEAEFFLLTPAGDRISDPYDTAAKPCYDQQAFMRRLDVIREISDYMLELGWGAYQNDHEDANGQWEMNWDFDDALATADKHSFFKFMTKTVAEKHGYRATFMPKPVEGLTGNGCHAHISVWDAPGAAAKTNIFAMEANDSSQTAELGLSEKGKHFLGGIMKHASALAAITNPTVNSYKRINAPRTTSGATWAPNTVTWTGNNRTHMVRVPGPGRFELRLPDGAVNPYLLQSVIIAAGLSGVRAQADPGKRYDIDMYAEGHKVRGAPKLPLNMLDALREYDKDKGLKAAMGEEFSAAYLKMKQSEWNDFCSHFSDWEKANTLDI, encoded by the coding sequence ATGGCAACAGATCTGGCAAAGTTCGCTGAAGATAACAACGTCAAATACTTCATGATTTCATTTACTGATCTTTTCGGTGGGCAACGGGCAAAACTGGTGCCAGCACGCGCCATTGGCGATATGCAAGAAGATGGCGCAGGATTTGCAGGATTTGCCACTTGGCTCGACCTCACCCCGGCCCATCCCGATATGCTGGCCATTCCCGATCCAGAAGCGGCTGTCATTCTGCCTTGGAACAAAGAGATTGCTTGGGTTCCAGCCAATTGTGTCATGGAGGGCGAGGATGTAGCCCAAGCGCCACGCAATGTTCTGCGCCGCTTGATAGCACAGGCCGCCTCCAAAGGGATGCATGTGAAAACTGGGATCGAAGCAGAATTCTTTTTGCTCACCCCAGCAGGAGACAGAATTTCTGATCCCTATGATACTGCGGCGAAACCCTGCTACGATCAGCAAGCCTTTATGCGCCGCTTGGATGTGATCCGCGAAATCAGCGATTATATGCTTGAATTGGGCTGGGGAGCCTATCAAAACGACCATGAGGACGCTAACGGTCAATGGGAGATGAACTGGGATTTTGACGATGCTTTGGCCACCGCAGACAAGCATAGTTTCTTTAAATTCATGACCAAGACCGTCGCAGAAAAACATGGTTATCGGGCAACGTTCATGCCCAAGCCTGTTGAGGGGCTGACAGGCAATGGTTGCCACGCCCATATTTCGGTTTGGGATGCCCCCGGCGCTGCAGCTAAAACAAATATCTTTGCTATGGAGGCAAACGACAGCAGCCAAACTGCCGAATTGGGGCTATCCGAAAAGGGCAAGCATTTCTTAGGTGGGATCATGAAACATGCCTCCGCGCTAGCCGCTATTACTAATCCAACCGTTAACAGCTACAAACGGATCAACGCGCCACGCACAACATCTGGCGCAACTTGGGCACCCAATACGGTGACTTGGACGGGCAATAATCGTACCCATATGGTGCGCGTCCCCGGCCCTGGCCGTTTTGAGCTTCGCCTTCCAGATGGGGCAGTTAATCCATATTTGCTGCAATCGGTCATTATTGCTGCTGGCCTGTCCGGCGTCCGAGCGCAGGCTGATCCTGGGAAACGCTATGATATTGATATGTATGCTGAGGGCCATAAAGTGCGCGGCGCGCCAAAGCTACCGCTCAATATGCTTGATGCCTTGCGTGAATATGACAAAGACAAAGGGCTCAAAGCGGCAATGGGTGAAGAGTTCTCAGCCGCCTACCTGAAAATGAAACAGTCTGAATGGAATGACTTCTGTAGCCACTTTAGCGATTGGGAAAAAGCTAACACCTTAGACATTTAA
- a CDS encoding DNA modification methylase, protein MLLTTCSLGLGELRSSNSTPHKHSQRQIKKAKDLFAKQGIVVPIIVDEHHHIIDGHLRFMVARELGIENLNAVIVSKASSAKIIELELALNRLGEDSNWDEARLREKLEQLLEFDVDLSFTGFEQAEIDKILHFEIIDEAEQDWGGTDPVTRPGDIWRVGDHIIACVDALSPEVALSELDNPPLAKVCVTDPPYNVPTKGHIRTSHDHQEFAMAAGEMSDAEFEEFLNAFLRSALNLTTDKALFYVCMDWRHIDLLNAAAKTQRLTPQNLCVWAKTNAGMGSFYRSQHELVAVYSRAKTFQNNINLGASGRYRTNVWHYDGVTSFGPTRTEDLIDHPTVKPTQLIADIILDCTSIGDWVLDPFLGSGTSCLAAERINRRCLGLELEPKFVDVALKRLKERCSLDAVHVQTGKSYADISSERLTKSEGAA, encoded by the coding sequence ATGTTGCTGACCACTTGTTCGTTGGGTCTTGGGGAGCTTCGTTCTTCAAACTCAACACCTCACAAACACTCTCAACGCCAAATTAAAAAGGCAAAGGACCTCTTTGCAAAACAAGGCATCGTTGTTCCTATTATTGTGGACGAACACCATCACATAATTGATGGGCATCTTCGGTTCATGGTGGCGCGGGAACTTGGCATCGAAAACCTCAACGCAGTTATTGTCTCTAAGGCATCAAGCGCCAAGATTATCGAACTGGAATTAGCCCTCAACCGCCTTGGAGAAGACAGCAACTGGGATGAGGCACGCTTAAGGGAAAAGCTAGAGCAGCTCTTAGAGTTCGATGTTGATTTGAGCTTCACAGGGTTTGAACAAGCTGAGATTGATAAAATACTTCACTTTGAAATTATTGATGAGGCCGAACAAGATTGGGGCGGCACAGACCCCGTAACAAGGCCGGGCGATATATGGCGCGTTGGCGACCACATCATTGCCTGCGTAGACGCATTATCACCAGAAGTGGCTTTAAGCGAACTGGATAACCCGCCTTTGGCCAAAGTCTGCGTAACAGACCCTCCATACAATGTGCCAACAAAAGGTCATATCAGAACCAGCCATGATCATCAGGAATTTGCCATGGCTGCTGGCGAGATGTCAGACGCAGAGTTCGAGGAGTTCCTAAACGCATTTCTAAGATCAGCTCTCAACCTTACAACAGACAAGGCCCTTTTCTATGTCTGTATGGACTGGCGCCATATCGACCTTTTGAACGCAGCCGCAAAGACACAACGACTGACGCCCCAGAACTTGTGTGTTTGGGCCAAGACAAATGCAGGGATGGGATCGTTTTATCGCTCACAGCATGAATTGGTTGCTGTCTACAGCCGAGCTAAAACCTTCCAAAATAATATCAACCTCGGAGCAAGTGGCCGATACCGGACAAATGTTTGGCACTATGATGGCGTAACCAGCTTTGGCCCCACACGAACCGAAGATTTAATAGATCACCCTACCGTAAAACCCACCCAGCTGATTGCAGACATTATCTTAGATTGTACCTCGATCGGTGACTGGGTGTTGGATCCATTTTTAGGGAGCGGCACCAGCTGCCTCGCTGCAGAGCGGATTAATCGCCGCTGTCTTGGGCTGGAATTAGAACCCAAGTTTGTCGATGTCGCTCTCAAGCGGCTTAAAGAAAGATGCAGCTTAGACGCCGTTCATGTTCAGACGGGTAAAAGCTATGCTGACATTAGCAGTGAGCGCCTCACAAAGAGTGAGGGCGCAGCATGA
- a CDS encoding DUF5681 domain-containing protein — protein MTYGNPPKKHQFIKGQSGNPKGRPRKKLQTGTTLADDLKRELSEEITVKKNGETKRVTKQSALISSIATSAINGGSSQQRLLVQILSMSGMDKDNPIDAKELQRHDEALLLELQKLGFKIDEADHDT, from the coding sequence ATGACTTATGGGAACCCTCCAAAAAAACATCAGTTCATAAAGGGCCAGTCCGGCAATCCAAAAGGCCGCCCACGCAAAAAATTGCAAACCGGCACCACTCTCGCCGATGACCTGAAGCGCGAGCTTAGTGAAGAAATTACGGTCAAGAAAAATGGAGAGACCAAGCGCGTTACCAAGCAAAGCGCTTTAATATCTTCAATAGCAACCTCGGCAATAAATGGCGGCAGTAGCCAGCAACGCCTCCTTGTCCAAATTCTAAGCATGTCTGGCATGGACAAAGACAACCCCATCGACGCTAAAGAGCTCCAGAGACATGACGAAGCTCTCTTGTTGGAATTGCAGAAACTTGGTTTTAAAATTGATGAGGCTGATCATGACACATAA